Part of the Natrialbaceae archaeon AArc-T1-2 genome, AGCTCCTCGTCGTTCTCGAGGGCGTGTTTCAGGGCGCTAAGCCGGGCGACGTGGACCGAACCCGTGTACCAGTTGCCGACCTCCCGGGCGATCGACAGCGTCGGATCGATCGTCTCGGCGTACCACTCGCGGTACTGGTCCGTGTCTTTCAACGCGTCCATGTACTCCCGCAGTGCGTCGTGGTAGGCCTCGTCGTCGTCGAACCCTTCCGGCCGGGGCTGGCGACCGATCTCCGCGGCGAGTTCGTCCTCGATCGCCGTATCCCGGGTGATGTGACGGTACGCGAGCATCGCCGCCTTGCGTACCATGCCGGGGAATGGGGTGTGGAACGGGGCGTAGGCGACGTCGTCGGGGTGGACGTCGCCGGCGACGCTCTCGTAGTCCTCGAGGGCTTCGCGCATCCGTGCGAGGTAGACCTGCACCGATCGCTTCCCGTCGACGCTTGGGAACTGCTGGTTGGGTTTGAGGAAGTCGGTCTCGTCGGCCGAGCCGTAGCCCTGTTCGACCGACAGCTCCACGAGGTCGGGGTCCTCGTCGATATACATCGCGACGGCACCCGCACCTTGAGTCGCCTCGCCGGCGTCGCCGCGGGCGTACAGCGCCGTGTCGGTCGCGATCACGAGCGCGCCGCGGCCGCGGTTCCGGCCCGCGCGGATCCAGTTACAGGCGTCGTCCAAACTCTGGGTGCCAGCGATACACGCGAACTTCCGTTCGCCCTTGTTCGCGTGATGGAAGTCGCCGTCGAAGACCTCCTCGAGACAGCCTGCGACGTACGTCGAAACCGGCTTCGAGTTGTCGAAGGCGCTCTCGGTCGCGACGTCGATCCGGCCGACATCGTCGGGCTCGAGCCCCTTGCGATCCATCAGCCGGTGGGCGGCGTTTGCCCCCATCGTGACGATGTCCTCGTAACTGTCGGGGAACGAACTCGCCTGTAGCCCCAGTCCCTTCGTATACTTCTCGGGATCTTCGTCCATCTGCGGGGCGAACGTCTCCGGGAGGTCGAGTTTGAGGTTTCCGGTCCAGACTTCGACGGCGTCGATGCCGACAGCTGTCATATGGTCGTACGTGCAACCGAGGGTATAAGTTATTGTCGTTCATGAATTCGACGTCTGTCGATACTCGGTGCGGAGTCGGCCGACGACCAAGACGCAGGATGGGCCATCGAGCAATGAGAATAGACTCTCGGTTGGAACTGTTACTCGAGGGATAGCAATCCACGAGCAATCCGGTCTGAACGCGGGCCGGGCGCGATTTGAACACACAGTCGGACGTGCTCGCTTCGCTGCGCGCGACCTCCCTGCGATTCAAATCGCGCTGGCCGCTTTACTCCTCGCGTAATCGCTCGGAGCAAAAGCGGGCCGGGCGCGATTTGAACACGCGACCGTCTGATTAAGAGTCAGACGCTCTGCCGGACTGAGCTACCGGCCCTGTATCAGGACGTTTCCGATGGGCGTTGATATAGGTTTCCCTTGGACAGCAGTCTGTCCTGCCGACACAAACACCTCGAGTGTCGTGGTCTTCCGGGAAACCACGCAAAAACGTAACAATCTTCGGGAGCGTTAAGTAGGCAGGATCCAAGAGGCCGTCTATGAGTACGGGGGTTACGATCTCGTCGATCTCCGACTACGCCATTCTCGGGTGTGGCAGCGTCGGCTACGCCGTCGCGGAGGAACTCGTCGAGCAGGGAAAGGACGTGCTGATCGTCG contains:
- the hmgB gene encoding hydroxymethylglutaryl-CoA synthase, whose product is MTAVGIDAVEVWTGNLKLDLPETFAPQMDEDPEKYTKGLGLQASSFPDSYEDIVTMGANAAHRLMDRKGLEPDDVGRIDVATESAFDNSKPVSTYVAGCLEEVFDGDFHHANKGERKFACIAGTQSLDDACNWIRAGRNRGRGALVIATDTALYARGDAGEATQGAGAVAMYIDEDPDLVELSVEQGYGSADETDFLKPNQQFPSVDGKRSVQVYLARMREALEDYESVAGDVHPDDVAYAPFHTPFPGMVRKAAMLAYRHITRDTAIEDELAAEIGRQPRPEGFDDDEAYHDALREYMDALKDTDQYREWYAETIDPTLSIAREVGNWYTGSVHVARLSALKHALENDEELAGQQLLVGSYGSGAQAELHAETVQEGWAEEIEALNVDEQLESRYDITFEEYEEIHDVHNHEMDVDIEACTTPDGEFVFDGWGRMGEREYRYVE